Within the Phaseolus vulgaris cultivar G19833 chromosome 9, P. vulgaris v2.0, whole genome shotgun sequence genome, the region TTGTTGTGTTCAAAAGATGGTTTGCATGTATTCTAATGTAGTTTTAATGTAAAGGATGTTAGAAAGTATGGATTCTCCATCCCAGGGGCTAAGCCAGCTATGTgaatcttcaaagcaaactcCTGAAGATGAATTCCTTCAAACCTCCACCGGGACCACCATAGCAGGGCTGAAGGATTGTAGAGAAGTAAATGTCATTACATATTTTGTAATTCGTGATTTGTCTTTGATTTTCACTTATTTAGACATGATATTTACAATTTATATTTACACAGGTGAACACTTTCATAGTTCTTTGCACTATAAAACATGTTGTGGACAATGATGATTGGTGGTACACTGCCTGCATCTGTAATAAGGCAGTTTATCCTGACtccaaaatgtttttttgtgaGAAATGTAACAAGCACATTATGAAAGTCACGTTTAGGTACACATTTTGCAatgtttcttatttatttattactcaATATTGACTGCAGTTCAATACTGATATTGTTTTTTATGGCAGATATAAGTGCAACTACGTGTCATTGATGAGACTGATTCTACCACTTTCATTCTCTTTGACAGAGAAGCCAACTCACTGTTGAATAAATCATGTGCTGAAATTTTGGAAACTCATGATAAGGTTATCGTTGCACACCTTTAGATgtgaattatattatattatattatatatatatatataaagatcttggttaatttgaatttcattttgattttagAATGGAAATCTTCCAAAAGAATTTGCAGACATACTGGAGAAAAAGGTTTTATTCAAGGTTGATTCAAAAACTGATACAGGTTTCAGGTTTGAGCAAACCTTTagagttaaaaaaatttgtatggATGAAGACATCATAGAACGTTTCATTAGTGGCAATAATAGTTCATTGGTAAGTTATGCTTTCCAGTACCATGTgtgtaatataaaatatttcttcaaTACTGATTTCTTTAAATGCATTTTTTTGAGAAGGAATTGTATGATCAAGATGGCAAAAAGGGCAAAGGCAAACTAGCTTTGAATGATGCTTCCTGTGAGAACATCACAGAGGTATTGTTTAATTCTGATAGAGAGTAACATtagttgaaaacatttattcTTAATGTGTGTGTATTGAAACAGGATTTGTTGAACAAGTTTGGCAGTGAATGCAACGAGTGTCAATCCCAAACTGTGGATTTGAGCAATGACAATGCTACAGTGACTCCACTTAAGAGACAGTCTCCAACATTGATTGAATTTGCAGAGGAAAATCTTCCgcttaaaacatttaaaagaaatattaaaattgaaaagtgaaATGTAGTTTAAGGATTATGCTCAAATTTGATGTTTGGAGGATATTATGGAACATTCCTGAATCAACAAACATTCTTCAATTATGTAATATTGCTatacatttgaaatattttgcagaattatgtttttcatttaatattattGGACTTATTTATTGGTGTTATTTATGGATAAATACTATTATATATGACATGTTACGTCTTGCATTGTATAGTTGTGTATTGCTATTGTTATTTTGTACATTTGCATATTTTAATATTCAATGGCTGAAGATTGTGAGAGGATGCAGAAACTTCTGTCACAGGAAAGTTGTAGATTGTGAGAAATGAAGCAAGCACATTTGAAGCAAGCACAtatctcttcatcttttttgCATTTCCTTTGCTCCACTAGTATTAATATTGTTACTTTTCTGTTTGTTTCGTTTTCCAGTATTCTATATCATTTTTGCAGAAGATTTTGCATCAGAATCACAAAGCACCTATAGAAGGCGACTATGTACCTTAAACGGCGACTATTTTAAGGTGATAGATGTTCTTCATCATGGAATATTGTTCTCTCTTCTTGGACTACTCTTTCTCTTCATCTACTTTCTGAAGTATAAAGTATAATAActgaaaacttatttttatttgtcctaacttatttttatttatcctGTGCAGGCACGATTTGAAGTATTGTATCATCTGAATTTGTAGCATGGATTGTAATTTGTGTtgataataatatcataattgtTGTGAGTGCATAAAAGTTGTTGTATTAGTATCATGAAGAGTTGTAGGCAATTATTAGCAAatgttgtaattttaatttcacCTCTTCTATATTGATGTTATGAAAATCTATAAAAATTGAAAGATTTATCATAGATCTTTCTTAATGCAATTGTTTTTTATTCTCATTAAAATAGACTAATATAAAATTGAGAACTAATATACggataaatacaaaatattaaattattttatttcctacttaaataaaaatttaaaataaataaaagttatgagtatttaaaatcctaaataaatatatgttccaaaaaatttaatgtcattcttaaataagaatccaaattaactaaatttatgtgtttttcaaaagttataaataaattatttatttttccggcgatgtgcttcttgcggcgatgccagaccacctgatcttccgttATCTAACACGGCGATGACACCAACCTGGCGTCAACCGattatgtacactgcagaacgtcACTTTTACAAAtggcgactatgtacactgaagaacgccacttccacaaacggcgactatgtacactaCAGAACGCCACTTtcacaaacggcgactatgtacactgcagaacgtcACTTTTACAAAtggcgactatgtacactgcagaacgtcacttccacaaacggcgactatgtcCATTCACCTTTATACAgtatctaaataaaataaaccaaATATAACACTtctctttaaatgattttactGGTTATAAATTGTAATTGAAAGAATTATAAATTGTAATTGTAAGAATTATTAATaggttataaaataaaatttcaagcaGAATATTggtttatatatatagatattggACGTTTCATGACAGTATCATAAACACATTGTTGAAGTATCAAAAATTTTTATGGATCTTCAATATGTAGCTTGAGTAGTTACCAATGTCCATATCCAGAAGATTCATTCTGCTCAATCTTccattaattatgaaaaaaatattatctcaaATCTGAATAATTTTGAATGGAGCATCCTGCACAAAAGCAGTAGTTTAGTTGTGCTTATAtcagaacatataaaatttaattgtcTATAAAATAATTGTTCAAGCACAGTATTCAATCTGAGACATATTATGGGATGCTCAATATGTACCTTGGGAACCTACCAATGTCAATAAGTTTTCATAAAATGTGCTTTCTGAATCTTTGTCAGTAATATTTGTAAGTATAACATCCAATTTTAGAATGTGTAGTAACCTTTATTAATCCAATTTTGGAATGTGCAGGCACCTTTATTAATACAACTTGGTTCTATTGTGTGAAAGTTTGTCGTCTAGCCTAATTTGCTCTTACTTTAGCAGAATAAGCATATTATGTACAGATACCTTAACCCAAACTGCAGAATGTCAAAGTGCAACCCAAAATGAAAAATTTGGATATTCTCGCTCTAAACTTTCC harbors:
- the LOC137820559 gene encoding replication factor A protein 1-like — translated: MTLTHFLNDVNSTKETWNVVVRVLRLWCVQDFTKQKIPFSLEMVLQDEEGVRIHASVRRTPIYKFQNQICEDRVYSIQSFTVASNSGSYRTTKHEYKINFQYGTKVSLMANEVVPQSTPQYTPLSLIFAPGFDTDYLVDIIGVLTGVGTERELRKEGRTSKLNVISIDCDGFRIQCTLFGNYVDQLNAFLAAGEVENVVIAIQFAKVKLFRDNIYIQNCIDCTKVKYNVLTEEALLLKKRMLESMDSPSQGLSQLCESSKQTPEDEFLQTSTGTTIAGLKDCREVNTFIVLCTIKHVVDNDDWWYTACICNKAVYPDSKMFFCEKCNKHIMKVTFREANSLLNKSCAEILETHDKNGNLPKEFADILEKKVLFKVDSKTDTGFRFEQTFRVKKICMDEDIIERFISGNNSSLELYDQDGKKGKGKLALNDASCENITEDLLNKFGSECNECQSQTVDLSNDNATVTPLKRQSPTLIEFAEENLPLKTFKRNIKIEK